From the Desulfovibrio sp. JY genome, one window contains:
- a CDS encoding TonB-dependent receptor, translating to MKRFMVMVLFAGVCLAPSLSAGQQSGEADTRMNDMVVTATRTEQPMKDVPGSVTVITRRELKEMPVQTVDEALSYISGANVYRPSGVFSFKSVVSLRGLGNEQGRTLVLIDGVPQNSSDMGDVNWNRINLEDIKRIEILKGPAAAIYGNNAMGGVINIITEKPTKVASASASTTYGTYDDWQVRGVAALRTSEEPKALYLRASARYHNSPGYMATPSDEQTPFSVNSFIREKTLNIKAGWDINESNNLEFQYTKDNQKAGEGTEYFAYDGKHRGYDTDAWQGKFTGSWGGWSTVINAYFQDVHYDRTNESWSDYTNLDSYSRTDSKVDRKNYGLLTNLSKVVGFNTFTVGFDYSLGIMDGTDYYRTDPLFATDYGKIRSYGLFAQDQLKFLDDKLIFLAGLRYDNATTFDGHYDTNIAKLSKYTEYYPDHTWDDWSPRASVKYFFLDNLSAYLSYGHAFRAPLLDDMYRTGKMKGGSKISNPSLGPEKLDTYEVGSDWQPLENVRLSGSGYFSVGRDFQSYVTVLPGIFQKQNIGEVQIWGMELNGEWDPFKFQGIDVLKRFTLFANYTFNDSRVADFPGRPDLVGKLLPYVPQNSFNGGFNWLNKYVNAKFAVQYVGLMYGDDLNSDANIIPPHALVNAKLWRNLDFLGGYGKNFTVSLSGENLLNHQYVDAHNPNTLNPGRMLFMELSCKF from the coding sequence ATGAAGCGTTTCATGGTCATGGTACTGTTTGCGGGCGTGTGCTTGGCACCGTCGTTGTCCGCCGGGCAGCAGTCGGGGGAGGCGGACACCCGGATGAACGACATGGTGGTCACGGCCACGCGCACCGAGCAGCCGATGAAGGACGTGCCCGGCAGCGTCACCGTCATTACTAGGCGGGAGCTCAAGGAAATGCCGGTCCAGACCGTGGACGAGGCCCTTTCCTACATCTCGGGGGCCAACGTGTACCGGCCGAGCGGGGTGTTCAGCTTTAAATCGGTGGTGTCGCTGCGCGGGCTCGGCAACGAGCAGGGCCGCACATTGGTGCTCATCGACGGCGTGCCCCAGAACAGTTCCGACATGGGCGACGTGAACTGGAACCGCATCAACCTCGAGGACATCAAGCGCATCGAGATCCTCAAGGGCCCGGCCGCCGCGATCTACGGCAACAACGCCATGGGTGGCGTCATCAACATCATCACCGAGAAGCCGACCAAGGTCGCCTCGGCCTCGGCCTCCACCACCTACGGCACCTACGACGACTGGCAGGTGCGGGGCGTGGCCGCCTTGCGCACCTCCGAGGAGCCCAAGGCCCTCTATCTGCGGGCCTCCGCCCGGTACCACAACTCGCCCGGCTACATGGCCACGCCGAGCGACGAGCAGACGCCCTTTTCGGTCAATTCCTTCATTCGGGAAAAGACGCTCAACATCAAGGCCGGCTGGGACATCAACGAAAGCAACAACCTCGAGTTCCAATATACCAAGGATAACCAGAAGGCCGGCGAGGGTACGGAATACTTCGCCTACGACGGCAAGCACCGCGGCTACGACACCGACGCCTGGCAGGGCAAATTCACCGGCTCCTGGGGCGGCTGGTCCACGGTGATAAACGCCTATTTCCAGGATGTGCATTACGACCGCACCAATGAATCCTGGTCGGACTACACGAACCTCGACAGCTACAGCCGCACCGATTCCAAGGTTGATCGCAAGAACTACGGCCTGCTCACCAACCTGTCCAAGGTCGTGGGTTTCAACACCTTCACCGTGGGCTTCGACTACAGCCTCGGCATCATGGACGGCACGGATTATTACCGCACCGATCCCCTCTTCGCCACGGACTACGGCAAGATTCGCAGTTACGGCCTCTTTGCCCAGGACCAGCTCAAGTTCCTGGACGACAAACTCATTTTCCTGGCCGGCCTGCGCTACGACAACGCCACCACCTTCGACGGCCACTACGACACGAACATCGCCAAGCTGAGCAAGTACACCGAGTATTATCCCGATCATACCTGGGACGACTGGAGCCCCCGCGCTTCGGTCAAATACTTCTTCCTGGACAACCTCAGCGCCTACCTATCCTACGGCCACGCCTTCCGCGCCCCCCTGCTCGACGACATGTACCGTACGGGCAAGATGAAGGGCGGCTCCAAGATCTCCAATCCGTCGCTCGGGCCGGAAAAACTCGACACCTACGAGGTCGGTTCGGACTGGCAACCGCTGGAGAACGTGCGCCTGTCGGGATCGGGCTACTTTTCCGTGGGGCGTGATTTCCAGTCCTATGTGACGGTCCTCCCCGGCATCTTCCAGAAGCAGAACATCGGCGAGGTGCAGATCTGGGGCATGGAACTCAACGGCGAATGGGATCCGTTCAAGTTCCAGGGGATCGACGTGCTCAAGCGGTTCACGCTCTTCGCCAACTACACCTTCAACGATTCCCGGGTGGCCGACTTCCCGGGTCGTCCCGATCTCGTGGGCAAGCTGTTGCCCTATGTGCCGCAGAATTCGTTCAATGGCGGTTTCAATTGGCTCAACAAGTACGTCAACGCCAAGTTTGCCGTGCAGTACGTGGGGCTCATGTACGGCGACGACCTCAACTCCGACGCCAACATCATTCCGCCCCACGCCCTGGTCAACGCCAAGCTCTGGCGTAACCTGGATTTTCTGGGCGGCTACGGCAAGAACTTCACCGTGTCGCTTTCCGGCGAGAACCTGCTGAATCACCAGTATGTCGACGCGCACAACCCCAACACGCTCAATCCCGGACGGATGCTCTTCATGGAACTGTCATGCAAGTTCTGA
- a CDS encoding TonB family protein → MEHYTEHILQDMEQDAAFLDAGPVICEQCSLEELEIIRCTLFDAATDKPRRNEAPWLWLALSLGLHAVLLVSLAAAGVFTLTHEERPLETVVELTLGDLAGPGGSGGDGKLPGGGDGRPAGAVTSPPDAAKPQAMAQEEKTSPPPQQATPVPSPEKAPTPPTPQPAPAVAPKPRPEPTPKARPETKPAARRPPRHSARQVRPEPAPAAAPVVAASGGHGQGTGLGSGEGAPGIGGQEGGKGPGHGPGTGGSGGAGPGGGGGGEYVGAFGTGDGPMFRHRTLPRYPGNARIDGEEGSVVLRLFINAAGELQNAEVVRQTSLDFARSALVAVRASTFFPAKRGGHPVPCRALLTIRFKLD, encoded by the coding sequence ATGGAACACTATACCGAGCACATCCTCCAAGACATGGAACAAGACGCGGCCTTCCTGGATGCGGGGCCGGTCATCTGCGAGCAGTGCAGCCTGGAGGAACTGGAAATCATAAGGTGCACGCTGTTCGATGCGGCCACGGACAAACCGCGCCGCAACGAAGCGCCCTGGCTATGGCTCGCCCTGTCGCTTGGACTGCATGCCGTGCTGCTGGTGTCCCTGGCCGCCGCCGGGGTGTTCACCCTCACCCACGAAGAGCGGCCGCTTGAAACCGTGGTCGAGCTCACCCTCGGCGACCTGGCCGGCCCGGGCGGGAGCGGCGGAGACGGGAAACTGCCCGGCGGCGGCGATGGCCGACCGGCCGGAGCGGTCACTTCCCCCCCGGACGCCGCCAAACCGCAGGCCATGGCGCAGGAGGAGAAAACGAGCCCCCCGCCGCAGCAGGCCACGCCCGTGCCCTCTCCGGAAAAAGCGCCGACTCCTCCCACGCCACAACCGGCACCGGCAGTCGCGCCCAAACCCAGGCCGGAACCGACGCCCAAGGCGCGGCCTGAAACCAAGCCGGCCGCCAGACGCCCCCCCCGCCACAGCGCGCGCCAGGTGCGGCCGGAACCAGCGCCGGCGGCCGCGCCGGTCGTGGCCGCTTCAGGCGGGCATGGTCAGGGAACGGGTCTGGGAAGCGGAGAAGGCGCGCCGGGCATCGGCGGCCAGGAAGGGGGCAAGGGACCGGGACATGGTCCGGGAACGGGAGGCTCCGGCGGCGCGGGCCCCGGCGGCGGGGGCGGCGGCGAATATGTGGGCGCGTTCGGCACGGGCGACGGCCCGATGTTTCGGCATCGCACCCTGCCCCGTTATCCCGGCAACGCCAGGATCGACGGCGAGGAAGGCTCGGTGGTGCTGCGGCTTTTCATCAACGCGGCCGGGGAACTGCAAAATGCCGAGGTGGTCCGGCAGACCAGCCTGGATTTCGCCCGTTCGGCGCTCGTGGCGGTCAGGGCCTCGACCTTTTTCCCGGCCAAACGAGGCGGCCACCCCGTGCCCTGCCGCGCCTTGCTGACCATCCGGTTCAAGCTGGACTGA
- a CDS encoding PAS-domain containing protein, with product MANRSIRLHFLLWTWGFFLLVLCGVFIFVTNRAERALVEEAEQRAKASLDMVTFLLAREPALETESGLAQFADTLGAHLGLRFTYIVSGRVVADSAVHAAGVPAMEDHAGRPEVLQAAAGGVGQDVRKSKTLGRDMVYVAKAYAGGNGVPAGILRLALPVSALGGELSRFRDGLLAVLALVFLAGGVAAFGLARSMSRSIGEIANVVAAVGRGHYDRRIHIVPARDFAPLAGAINVLAERIGDHVREIEEHRQRQEAVFESMAEGVTILDADERIVAANRALREMFPKKADLVGRSPLEAGMPLCVERALAAFDPEGGTAQRVGRFELQNGRVTEVTVAALPGEAHTSGRVVTFHDVTEAATMDRIFRDFVIDASHNLRTPLTKVRGFAETALTMLTDQTPGQSPDAPDGAQGTDAATQAAPAKALDAVVRAADDMKTIIDDLLAAARDRYAAARAAAASDVLSALKQAMATHAPLFRAKKVTAWLENAPTGAFPVLAGHEAMVRAFGSLLSQTPDAVEVAVSVTREQDCVEVRFRGPANLDIVLPVAELSPYGGEALLDGATRVVRLPLAGAKQRDFGKPA from the coding sequence ATGGCCAACCGTTCCATCCGCTTGCACTTTCTCCTCTGGACCTGGGGATTTTTCCTGCTGGTCCTGTGCGGGGTCTTCATCTTCGTCACGAACCGGGCCGAAAGGGCCCTGGTGGAGGAGGCGGAGCAACGGGCCAAGGCCTCCCTGGACATGGTCACCTTCCTGCTGGCCCGGGAACCGGCCCTGGAGACCGAGTCCGGACTGGCCCAGTTCGCCGATACCCTCGGCGCGCATCTGGGGCTTCGCTTCACCTACATCGTCTCCGGCCGGGTCGTGGCCGATTCGGCCGTGCACGCCGCGGGCGTTCCCGCCATGGAGGACCACGCCGGACGGCCCGAGGTGCTCCAGGCCGCAGCCGGCGGCGTCGGCCAGGACGTGCGCAAAAGCAAAACGCTCGGCCGCGACATGGTCTACGTGGCCAAGGCCTATGCCGGCGGCAACGGCGTGCCGGCGGGCATTTTGCGACTGGCTTTGCCAGTGTCGGCCCTTGGCGGGGAGCTGTCGCGGTTTCGCGACGGGCTGCTGGCCGTGCTGGCCCTGGTGTTCCTGGCCGGGGGCGTGGCCGCTTTCGGCCTGGCCCGGAGCATGTCCCGCTCCATCGGCGAAATCGCCAACGTGGTCGCGGCCGTGGGCCGGGGCCACTACGACCGGCGCATCCACATCGTCCCGGCCCGGGATTTCGCGCCCCTGGCCGGAGCCATCAACGTGCTGGCCGAGCGCATCGGCGACCATGTCCGGGAAATCGAGGAACACCGCCAGCGCCAGGAAGCGGTGTTCGAGAGCATGGCCGAAGGGGTGACCATCCTGGATGCCGACGAGCGCATCGTGGCCGCCAACCGCGCCCTGCGGGAGATGTTTCCCAAGAAGGCCGACCTCGTCGGCCGCTCGCCCCTCGAGGCCGGCATGCCGCTGTGCGTGGAGCGCGCCCTGGCCGCCTTCGACCCGGAGGGCGGCACGGCGCAGCGCGTGGGCCGCTTCGAGCTGCAAAACGGCAGGGTGACCGAGGTGACCGTGGCGGCCCTGCCCGGCGAAGCGCATACGTCCGGACGCGTGGTCACCTTTCACGACGTGACCGAAGCCGCGACCATGGACCGCATTTTCCGCGACTTCGTCATCGACGCCTCCCACAACCTGCGCACCCCCCTGACCAAGGTGCGCGGCTTCGCCGAGACGGCGCTCACCATGCTCACCGACCAGACGCCCGGCCAGTCACCCGACGCGCCGGACGGGGCGCAGGGAACGGACGCGGCGACGCAAGCGGCTCCGGCCAAGGCGCTCGACGCGGTGGTTCGCGCCGCCGACGACATGAAGACCATCATCGACGATCTCCTGGCCGCCGCCCGCGACCGCTATGCCGCCGCCAGGGCCGCCGCGGCCAGCGACGTGCTGTCCGCCCTCAAGCAGGCCATGGCGACCCATGCGCCGCTGTTTCGGGCCAAGAAGGTGACGGCGTGGCTGGAAAACGCGCCGACCGGGGCCTTCCCCGTGCTGGCCGGACACGAGGCCATGGTGCGGGCTTTCGGCTCGCTGCTGTCCCAGACGCCGGACGCGGTGGAAGTGGCCGTCAGCGTGACGCGGGAGCAGGACTGTGTGGAAGTGCGTTTCAGGGGTCCGGCCAATCTCGACATTGTCCTGCCCGTGGCGGAGCTGTCTCCGTACGGCGGGGAAGCGCTGCTCGACGGGGCCACCCGGGTGGTGCGCCTGCCCCTGGCCGGCGCGAAGCAGCGCGATTTCGGGAAACCGGCCTGA
- a CDS encoding DUF47 family protein: MGFSLFPRSVKFYDLFTEQHRKLVKAAIILDELFTTFDDVEDRCRRITIIESEGNAISRRIAKELSLTFITPIDREDIHEINLTQEDILNLIKAIASRVGLFGFDRIRYPARRIISNLRAMIEEIGAVLVHMRQNKQAEQQFLKIEGLKHECETLIMVGIGELYDGGEESAGYQAILEIVKWKHLFDRIEAAVERTESLSDVLEGVVLKNA; encoded by the coding sequence ATGGGGTTCAGCCTGTTTCCCAGGTCCGTGAAATTCTACGACCTGTTTACCGAGCAACACCGTAAACTCGTCAAGGCGGCGATCATCCTCGACGAACTGTTCACCACTTTCGACGACGTGGAAGATCGCTGCCGGCGCATCACCATCATCGAATCCGAAGGCAACGCCATCAGCCGGCGCATCGCCAAGGAACTCTCGCTTACCTTCATCACGCCCATCGACCGCGAGGACATCCACGAGATCAACCTCACCCAGGAAGACATCCTGAACCTCATCAAGGCCATCGCCTCGCGGGTGGGGCTTTTCGGTTTCGACCGCATCCGGTATCCCGCCCGGCGCATCATCAGCAACCTGCGGGCCATGATCGAGGAAATCGGGGCCGTGCTCGTGCACATGCGCCAAAACAAGCAGGCCGAACAACAGTTCCTCAAGATCGAAGGCCTCAAGCACGAGTGCGAAACCCTGATCATGGTCGGCATCGGCGAACTGTACGACGGCGGGGAGGAGAGCGCCGGCTATCAGGCCATTCTCGAAATCGTCAAATGGAAGCACCTGTTCGACCGCATCGAGGCGGCCGTCGAGCGCACCGAATCCCTTTCCGACGTGCTCGAAGGCGTGGTGCTCAAGAATGCCTGA
- a CDS encoding inorganic phosphate transporter, whose protein sequence is MPDIPVLLVAVVAIALLFDFTNGAHDSANAIATVVSTKVLSPLTAVCMAGVLNLLGAFLGTAVAHTMGSGIVRPEVVSGSQGVVLAALMGAILWNILTWYWGLPSSSSHALVGGLIGAAVAYGGWDTPSYGSIAHKVLLPLVLSPLAGFGAGYLLMVLLSWLVRRSTPHRVNGVFKKLQILSSAFMATSHGLNDAQKTMGIITLALFLGGTIPEMTVPFWVKLACAASMGLGTASGGWKIVKTMGHKIFKLEPIHGFAAETAAAMVISGASVLGAPISTTHTISTTVIGVGASKRLSAVRWGVAGRLVVAWVMTIPAAALASAACYWLLSITGIAR, encoded by the coding sequence ATGCCTGATATTCCCGTACTGCTCGTGGCGGTGGTCGCCATCGCGTTGCTCTTCGATTTCACCAACGGCGCCCACGACAGCGCCAACGCCATCGCCACGGTTGTTTCCACCAAGGTGCTTTCGCCGCTGACCGCCGTGTGCATGGCCGGCGTCCTGAACCTGCTGGGCGCGTTTCTGGGCACGGCCGTGGCCCACACCATGGGCAGCGGCATCGTGCGGCCCGAGGTGGTGTCCGGCAGCCAGGGCGTGGTCCTGGCCGCGCTCATGGGAGCCATCCTCTGGAATATTCTCACCTGGTACTGGGGGCTGCCCTCGTCGTCCTCCCACGCCCTGGTCGGCGGACTCATCGGCGCGGCCGTGGCCTACGGCGGCTGGGATACGCCAAGCTACGGCTCCATCGCCCACAAGGTCCTGCTGCCGCTGGTGCTCTCGCCCCTGGCCGGCTTCGGGGCCGGCTACCTGCTCATGGTGCTTTTGTCGTGGCTGGTGCGCCGCAGCACGCCGCACAGGGTCAACGGGGTCTTCAAGAAGCTGCAGATCCTGTCCTCGGCCTTCATGGCCACAAGCCACGGCTTAAACGACGCCCAGAAGACCATGGGCATCATCACCCTGGCCCTGTTCCTGGGCGGAACGATTCCGGAAATGACGGTGCCCTTCTGGGTCAAGCTCGCCTGCGCCGCGTCCATGGGCCTCGGCACGGCCTCCGGCGGCTGGAAGATCGTCAAGACCATGGGGCACAAGATCTTCAAGCTCGAACCCATTCACGGCTTTGCCGCGGAAACGGCGGCGGCGATGGTCATCAGCGGGGCCTCGGTCCTCGGCGCGCCCATCTCCACAACACACACCATCTCCACCACGGTCATCGGCGTGGGCGCGTCCAAACGCCTGTCCGCCGTGCGCTGGGGCGTGGCCGGCCGGCTGGTCGTGGCCTGGGTCATGACCATCCCGGCGGCGGCCCTGGCCTCGGCGGCCTGCTACTGGCTGCTGTCCATCACCGGCATCGCCCGGTAA
- a CDS encoding DUF47 family protein gives MLPAPLHFLSPRRQEYLTGLLDHYRPVAWGMSLLSEALKHAITKRPDKGFRVLTGEIDTLEAEADKVKRRIRNHLPVAWLMVVDKTLFLDYTRRQDNILDAVQEATTWLALSPLEVPAALAEALTISVAEAAETVVLLHAALSATMDGILHGRGDRGTIKANIQAVRQQHLKVVKAKRGLIAAAYASDMDFGAVYRIIRFVEYVFRASHNAESCADILRAMLAR, from the coding sequence ATGCTGCCCGCTCCGCTCCATTTTCTTTCTCCACGCCGCCAAGAATACCTGACAGGCCTGCTCGACCATTACCGGCCCGTGGCCTGGGGGATGTCCCTTTTAAGCGAAGCCCTCAAGCACGCCATCACCAAGCGTCCGGACAAGGGGTTTCGCGTCCTGACCGGCGAGATCGACACCCTCGAGGCCGAGGCCGACAAGGTCAAACGCCGCATCCGTAACCACTTGCCCGTCGCCTGGCTCATGGTCGTCGACAAGACGCTCTTCCTGGACTACACGCGCCGCCAGGACAATATCCTCGACGCTGTCCAGGAAGCCACGACCTGGCTCGCCTTGTCCCCCCTCGAAGTCCCCGCGGCCCTGGCCGAGGCCCTGACGATCAGCGTCGCCGAAGCGGCCGAGACCGTGGTCCTGCTGCATGCGGCGCTCTCCGCGACCATGGACGGCATTCTCCATGGCCGTGGCGATCGCGGCACCATCAAGGCCAATATCCAGGCCGTGCGCCAACAGCATCTGAAGGTGGTCAAGGCCAAGCGCGGCCTGATCGCCGCCGCCTACGCCTCGGACATGGATTTCGGGGCCGTCTACCGGATCATCCGCTTCGTGGAATACGTCTTCCGGGCCAGCCATAACGCCGAAAGCTGCGCCGATATCCTGCGCGCCATGCTGGCGCGTTAG
- a CDS encoding LysR family transcriptional regulator, with protein MFDFRQLRCFIAVARHLHFNRAANELHITQPSLTHTIKQLEEILGVVLFERTTRTVRLTAAGRAFYKEALHMQEQMELACQAARRAAQGEQGRLTIGFVTTAILCDLKRMIRLFHERFPHVELVLREMLIGELLDKLHSDSLDLICSDGEVLDDAFESHPIASPSWVLAVHRSNPLSSCRALTLAQTMEQPFVVATDHPAHNLQRKMIQACQKADFTPAIRECADSVPCAVALVEAKLGVAMVYNIPTCRPADVVYKKLVDSDMEDVRMHLCWRRGELSPAAANFVQLS; from the coding sequence ATGTTTGACTTTCGTCAACTGCGCTGCTTCATTGCTGTCGCCCGTCATTTGCATTTTAATCGCGCGGCAAATGAACTCCATATTACGCAGCCATCATTAACGCACACGATAAAACAACTTGAGGAGATTCTTGGCGTTGTCTTGTTCGAGCGAACGACACGCACGGTAAGACTCACGGCGGCGGGACGCGCTTTTTATAAAGAGGCCCTTCACATGCAGGAGCAGATGGAATTGGCCTGCCAGGCCGCCAGGCGGGCCGCGCAGGGCGAGCAGGGCCGTTTGACCATCGGCTTTGTGACGACAGCGATCCTGTGTGACCTCAAGCGCATGATCCGCCTGTTTCACGAGCGGTTTCCGCACGTCGAGCTGGTGCTGCGGGAGATGCTCATCGGTGAGCTTCTGGACAAGTTGCATTCGGATTCGCTGGATTTGATCTGCAGCGACGGGGAAGTGCTGGATGACGCTTTTGAATCGCATCCGATCGCGTCCCCATCGTGGGTCCTGGCGGTGCATCGTTCGAATCCATTGTCATCCTGCCGCGCGCTGACCCTTGCCCAGACCATGGAGCAACCCTTTGTCGTGGCTACCGACCATCCGGCGCACAATCTGCAGCGGAAAATGATCCAGGCGTGCCAGAAGGCCGACTTTACTCCGGCCATACGGGAATGCGCCGACAGCGTGCCCTGTGCGGTGGCTCTGGTGGAGGCGAAGCTGGGGGTGGCCATGGTCTACAATATTCCGACCTGCCGCCCGGCCGACGTGGTCTACAAAAAGCTCGTGGACAGCGACATGGAGGACGTGCGTATGCACTTGTGCTGGCGTCGTGGGGAGTTGAGTCCGGCGGCGGCCAATTTCGTGCAGTTGAGCTAG
- a CDS encoding electron transfer flavoprotein subunit alpha, with the protein MKTVIVYKWARDAKDAAVRNDGSVDWRNAKMSPGEDDFAALEAAKAIADGGEVIGLTIGDGDASWVLARGVKQAVSITDAPNLVDNAATAAIIAAAVRKIGDVDIVAIGDSEEYAGVPVALAGLLGWPAVAHVDSAEAADGRVRITRKLGKDVQTLSLAAPAVVAVSAASPEKKAPGMKEQLMARKRPIGKLTLADISAGNAETVASRATRLPETTAARLFEGEPPAAAAQLVDALRGEGVL; encoded by the coding sequence ATGAAAACAGTCATTGTTTACAAGTGGGCCAGGGATGCCAAGGACGCGGCCGTCAGAAACGACGGCTCCGTGGATTGGCGCAACGCGAAGATGAGCCCCGGCGAGGACGATTTCGCCGCGCTCGAGGCCGCCAAGGCCATTGCGGACGGTGGAGAGGTCATCGGCCTGACCATCGGCGACGGCGACGCCAGCTGGGTCCTGGCGCGCGGCGTGAAGCAGGCCGTCTCGATCACCGACGCGCCCAACCTCGTGGACAATGCCGCCACGGCGGCGATCATCGCCGCCGCCGTCAGGAAGATCGGCGATGTGGACATCGTCGCGATCGGGGACTCCGAGGAATACGCCGGCGTCCCCGTGGCCCTGGCCGGACTGCTGGGCTGGCCGGCCGTCGCCCACGTCGACAGCGCCGAAGCCGCCGACGGGCGCGTGCGCATCACCCGCAAGCTGGGCAAGGACGTGCAGACCCTAAGCCTTGCCGCCCCGGCCGTCGTCGCGGTCAGCGCCGCATCCCCCGAAAAAAAGGCTCCCGGCATGAAAGAGCAGCTGATGGCCCGCAAGCGCCCCATCGGCAAGCTGACTCTCGCCGACATCAGCGCCGGCAACGCCGAGACGGTTGCGAGCCGGGCCACCAGGCTGCCCGAAACCACTGCTGCCCGCCTCTTCGAGGGCGAGCCCCCCGCAGCTGCCGCGCAGCTCGTCGACGCCCTGCGGGGCGAGGGGGTCTTGTAG
- a CDS encoding electron transfer flavoprotein subunit alpha/FixB family protein yields MNEAWIIVTEEKPTPALVAAAKGLGGKVIAAVVGPRALAEAVAVAGPDAVKWIETEQGRPAEAYAGPVARLIAADAPRAVVANASAAGRVLAGATAANLGAAMIPRGLKLSADGEDTLVERADLDGRVIETIASAGPVVTFYAGDDVAQAPCPPAPIETVAATGVADITLEKIEPAAGADAGITKASVVVSVGRGLKKKDDLTLIQGLATALGAEIGCSMPVADDLGWVEKERYVGRSGQHITPRLYIAVGIQGAPQHLEGIRGTKVVVGINNDPDAPIFKAADFGIVGDLYEVVPALQAALGK; encoded by the coding sequence ATGAACGAGGCATGGATCATCGTGACAGAGGAAAAGCCCACGCCCGCCCTGGTGGCCGCGGCCAAGGGACTGGGGGGGAAGGTCATCGCGGCCGTGGTCGGACCGCGCGCCCTGGCCGAGGCCGTCGCGGTCGCCGGCCCCGACGCGGTGAAGTGGATCGAGACGGAACAGGGGCGTCCGGCCGAGGCCTACGCCGGCCCGGTCGCCCGACTTATCGCGGCCGATGCGCCCAGAGCGGTCGTCGCCAACGCCTCCGCCGCGGGCCGCGTCCTTGCCGGCGCGACCGCGGCGAACCTCGGCGCAGCCATGATTCCGCGCGGCCTGAAGCTGTCGGCCGACGGCGAGGACACCCTTGTGGAACGCGCGGACCTGGACGGCAGGGTCATCGAGACGATCGCCTCCGCCGGGCCCGTGGTCACCTTCTATGCCGGAGACGACGTCGCGCAGGCACCCTGCCCCCCCGCTCCCATCGAGACGGTCGCCGCGACTGGCGTCGCCGACATCACGCTCGAGAAGATCGAACCGGCCGCCGGGGCCGATGCGGGCATCACCAAGGCCAGCGTGGTCGTCTCGGTCGGACGCGGCCTGAAGAAAAAGGACGACCTGACGCTCATCCAGGGCCTGGCCACGGCCCTCGGCGCCGAAATCGGCTGCAGCATGCCCGTGGCCGACGACCTGGGCTGGGTCGAAAAGGAGCGCTATGTGGGCCGGTCCGGCCAGCATATCACGCCCCGGCTCTACATCGCCGTCGGCATCCAGGGAGCCCCGCAGCACCTGGAAGGCATCCGGGGGACCAAGGTCGTCGTCGGCATCAACAACGACCCCGACGCGCCGATTTTCAAGGCCGCCGACTTCGGCATCGTGGGCGATCTCTACGAGGTCGTCCCCGCCCTGCAGGCGGCCCTTGGCAAATAA